The genome window GGTATAAAAGTATATAAGCTCTGTACAGTAAACAGCTATACATGGTCTTACGAAATTTATGCGGGTGCCTCTATTCAGTATGAGGGGCTAGATAAACCTGGAACTGTCGTTGCAAAATTATGCGAGCCACTTCTAGATCAAGGGCGAGTACTTATTGCTGACAACTACTATACCAGTGTTCCTTTGGCAAAATACTTAAAAGATCGTAAAACTGACTTATGCGGAACCTTACGAAAAAATCGAGTGGGATTGCCATTGAACGTTACCAAATCGAAACTGAAAAAAGGACAATGTGTCGCTAGACAAAAAGATAACTATATTACCGTGTTGAAGTGGCATGATAAACGTGATGTTCTCATGATATCCACTTGTCATGGGGACGAGATGACTAGCGTGCGTACGAGATTGGGTGAAACATTGAAGCCAAATGCCGTCATCGATTACAACGATGCAAAGAAGGGCATAGATGTAGCAGACCAGCTTTCCTCATATCATTCTCCGTTGCACAAAAGTCTGACTTGGTTCAAAAAAGTTGCTGTTGACTTGCTTTTTAGAGTAGCGGTGGTTAATGCGAGATGCATATACAACGAGTATTCCACCGGGGCTCCACTTACCATGCTAGAAGTCCAGGAGCAAATTATTCGACATCTTCTTGGACCTTCTGCAAACGTAACCACACCAGCTAGGCCTCCCTCCCAAGGGCTGTCGACACATAAGCTAACAGAAATTCCTCGACGAAACAACATGCTTGTGCGAAAACGTTGTACAAATTGCTACACAAAATTACGCAAGGAAGGAATGCCGGCTGCCTCGAAAGCCAAGCAAGTGCATACGGAATGTATTCAGTGCCAGAAAGCTTTTTGTTTAGACTGCTTCAATAACGTCCATTGTTGAATATTTCCTTTATACTTTCCTAATAGAagttatttttacatttttttttctttctttttccaaaggAGTTTGTTATTTACTTTAAAAATAATCCTTAAGAATTTGACTATGCTCTATTTTTATTTCGTATTCGTTTTATTTCTTGTTTATGatgtataacatttttttaaaaagtcattgAATAAAAGTTACATACCAATTACCAaatgtttttacattttttaagaCACTACGGCTTCATTAatgtagccaaggtaaaacttctATTCTACTTTCTCAAATTCGAATTCTATAAAGTTTCAAACTTAAGGTATATTGTGAATCATATTTGATTCATGAGCGTGCCGCGACAGAGGACCATGAATCATATATGCTTCATTGGACAGTGAACCTGTTAAGCTAGAATTAATCAATTATGTATTAGCGTAAGTCACTATCatgaataaaaaacttaaaacttaaaCTCGTTCGTTTGACTGAGTCAACAATTTCAATTAAAGGCGTTTCACTGGGGACGGCATAGTTTCGGTGACTCCTTTgctattaatttttatttcatcgaCTGGCATTGCTTGTGCTGATTTAAGTTAGCTTGACAATGCCCTAATTAATTAATCGCCGTGATTTCTCAAACCTGGTGTCTGCCATGCGTACGTCAGCTGTATTTTACAAACATCACATAAATTATCAGCTAGCTTCATGCAAGCGATATAAGGACATAGTTCGTTccatgtttttttaaaaatgtttccttGTGCGTGGCGGTTTCCAAATTCCTCTCTTGGTATGTTTCCATGTGCTTCTGGTGGATATCCGCCTTGGAAAAGTCTGACGATAATTTCTTGACTCGACAATCTTTAAACGTTTGTCGTGCGACAGTCTTACCCCTTTTAATTGCTTTTTTCTCGAGTAGTACTTTTTAGGCATGAGGTCCCTTTTTTCCGAGTCGGGCACATATACTGATTTAGATGGAAGGTTTTAGTCATACCCTTCTCATCTTTCCGGTTGCTCATTCGAGTCTCATATCTCATGCTAAACTGGAACTATCATACATTATTACATCGAGTTTCTTTCAGATTAGGCAATGTACCAACCCACTGCTACCCCGAACGTCCTTCATTTATGTGTAGCTATGCAAAGTTATCAATTCTAGAACGACTTTCAAAGACATCGCTGGACATGTTCTCAAACTAGTCCTTTGGCTTGTATAACTCCTTGACTCTTACACTGAGATTAATCCTGTCTGCCTATACGTAATACCCCTACAAGATAAAAGTTTGTCATCAGCATAACCCCAAAGCTctatttcagtatttgttagctctttCAGGATTTTACGATATTTcactttagtgctgataatcgTCAACTTGTAGACAACCTTGAGTCGTGCTGATCTCTACAGTATTGGGACATATTGGTACCTCCACCAACTTATTTTTCAGTATATTGTCCATCTAGGAGGCAAGAAGATTTCCACTTTTATTCTCAATTGTAAGTACCACATATttggattttatttgaaatacagAAACTGAAAACTTTGACCATTCGaactggattcgaacatacatgccgtctcaaaaccgcaagatttttatatgaaagtggattagaacatacacATGTATACTACTGTAGGGAGTTCAAAACAAGGATCAACGAACCAACAAATACCTAAACAAACCCCGCCCCGGCCCAGACCGAGCCTCAACGAACTCGCCCGGACGACATAGAACCCCCTACGCACCCATAACAATCGCCCCCAgcacgcgccaaaccggccgccataaaccacaacattttcatatgaaactggtttcgaacatacatgccgtctcaaaaccgcaagatttttatatgaaagtggattagaacatacatatttatactactgaTACAGatatctctcgccatcccgagtacgcagtttatcaaaaag of Hermetia illucens chromosome 4, iHerIll2.2.curated.20191125, whole genome shotgun sequence contains these proteins:
- the LOC119656196 gene encoding piggyBac transposable element-derived protein 4-like; this translates as MSSGKKKLTDEEVREMIKDSDDEDFSDGSDEEFVPSGEELEDSEMEDVIEDIEYDRNYVCESQPNENDRNRASSSPSESTDEESDPVRGSPRQLPFEQQENLIWLSDVLALGRENFSGNPGVRNIEEILDEDRKVNIIKIFEYFLDDSLIEEMVTHTNNYAQTYQNVRSGLHSRMKRWKPVDKGDLKKMLSIIMFMGVKILPSIEHYWKLDMLYYCPLMHSIQMSYNRFVTILRCWHFADMQVDNSNITHKIDSLVQKLVGKFRSLYVPPEVIVVDESMIKFYGRLRIKTYNPSKASSYGIKVYKLCTVNSYTWSYEIYAGASIQYEGLDKPGTVVAKLCEPLLDQGRVLIADNYYTSVPLAKYLKDRKTDLCGTLRKNRVGLPLNVTKSKLKKGQCVARQKDNYITVLKWHDKRDVLMISTCHGDEMTSVRTRLGETLKPNAVIDYNDAKKGIDVADQLSSYHSPLHKSLTWFKKVAVDLLFRVAVVNARCIYNEYSTGAPLTMLEVQEQIIRHLLGPSANVTTPARPPSQGLSTHKLTEIPRRNNMLVRKRCTNCYTKLRKEGMPAASKAKQVHTECIQCQKAFCLDCFNNVHC